In one window of Duganella dendranthematis DNA:
- the paaI gene encoding hydroxyphenylacetyl-CoA thioesterase PaaI — translation MNKPIDPQALAEAVGAAMYARDPASQSLGMTLDAIAPGYARMSMPVRADMLNGHATCHGGFIFTLADSAFAFACNSHNHVTVGAGCSIDYLSPGREGDVLTASATEQTLAGKSGIYDVNVSNQDGRTIALFRGKSHRISGEVI, via the coding sequence ATGAATAAGCCGATCGATCCGCAAGCGCTGGCCGAAGCGGTTGGCGCGGCGATGTATGCGCGCGATCCCGCTTCGCAATCGCTCGGTATGACGCTTGACGCCATCGCCCCCGGCTATGCGCGCATGTCGATGCCGGTGCGGGCCGACATGCTGAACGGCCACGCCACCTGCCACGGCGGCTTTATCTTCACGCTGGCCGACAGCGCCTTCGCCTTTGCCTGCAACAGCCATAACCACGTCACCGTGGGCGCCGGCTGCAGCATCGACTACCTGTCGCCGGGCCGCGAAGGCGACGTCCTCACCGCCAGCGCCACCGAACAGACGCTGGCCGGCAAGAGCGGGATCTACGACGTCAACGTCAGCAACCAGGACGGCCGCACCATCGCCCTGTTCCGCGGCAAATCGCACCGCATCAGCGGCGAAGTCATATAA
- the paaH gene encoding 3-hydroxyacyl-CoA dehydrogenase PaaH — protein sequence MAALHTERAVAVIGSGAMGAGIAQVAAVAGYTVHLYDTRPEAVAKAISDIAAALNKLVAKERMSAIDCAAAIARVRAAVTLDAVAGAGLVVEAIVENLDAKRALFAQLEAIVGDDCILATNTSSISVTAIAAGLRLPGRLVGMHFFNPVPLMALCEVVSGLATDAGVAQTVYDTAAAWGKNPVHAKSTPGFIVNRVARPFYAEGWRLLNEQAADAATIDAVLREAGGFRMGPFELMDLIGHDVNFSVTQSVFNAYFGDPRFTPSVLQQEMVNAGFLGRKTGRGFYRYGDDAVAPRAQAEAPQPKPEYVSYTIEQGSAAHAVGRAVVDALAARLRAAGIDITHRKTPETIRPAGAHDDAPAFHCNGAAIYLTDGRSATQRASDNHHPDTVLFDLALDYGSAKRIAITCADQCSPAAYHAVAGLLQAAGFTVTRLDDVPGMAVMRTVAMLANEAADAVNQGVCSAAAADIAMQKGVNYPRGPLAWADAIGIEHIVRVLANLATSYGEDRYRVSPLLRRKQVSGGRFHE from the coding sequence ATGGCGGCCCTGCATACTGAACGCGCGGTCGCCGTCATCGGCAGCGGCGCCATGGGCGCCGGCATCGCCCAGGTGGCGGCGGTGGCCGGCTACACGGTACACCTGTACGACACGCGTCCCGAGGCGGTGGCCAAGGCCATCTCCGACATCGCCGCCGCGCTGAACAAACTGGTCGCCAAGGAGCGCATGAGCGCCATCGACTGCGCTGCGGCCATCGCGCGCGTGCGCGCCGCCGTCACGCTGGACGCGGTGGCCGGCGCCGGCCTGGTGGTGGAAGCCATTGTCGAAAACCTCGACGCCAAGCGCGCCTTGTTCGCGCAACTGGAAGCCATTGTCGGCGACGACTGCATCCTGGCCACCAATACCTCCTCCATATCCGTCACGGCGATTGCAGCGGGACTGCGCTTGCCAGGGCGGCTGGTGGGCATGCACTTCTTTAATCCGGTGCCGCTGATGGCGTTGTGCGAAGTGGTCAGCGGCCTGGCGACCGACGCCGGCGTGGCGCAGACCGTGTACGACACCGCTGCCGCCTGGGGCAAGAACCCGGTGCACGCCAAATCGACGCCGGGCTTCATCGTCAACCGCGTGGCGCGGCCGTTCTACGCCGAGGGCTGGCGGCTGCTCAACGAGCAGGCCGCCGATGCAGCTACCATCGACGCCGTGCTGCGCGAGGCCGGCGGCTTCCGCATGGGGCCTTTCGAGTTGATGGATCTGATCGGCCATGACGTCAACTTCTCGGTGACGCAATCGGTGTTCAACGCCTACTTCGGCGATCCGCGCTTTACGCCGTCGGTGCTGCAACAGGAGATGGTCAACGCCGGCTTCCTCGGCCGCAAAACCGGACGTGGCTTCTACCGCTATGGCGATGATGCAGTCGCGCCGCGAGCACAGGCCGAAGCGCCGCAGCCAAAGCCCGAGTATGTCAGCTACACCATCGAACAGGGAAGCGCGGCGCACGCGGTGGGCCGCGCCGTGGTCGATGCGCTGGCAGCCCGCCTGCGCGCGGCCGGCATCGACATCACGCACCGCAAGACCCCGGAGACGATTCGTCCCGCCGGGGCGCATGACGACGCGCCGGCATTCCACTGTAACGGCGCCGCCATCTATCTGACCGACGGCCGCAGCGCCACCCAGCGGGCCAGCGACAATCACCATCCCGATACCGTGCTGTTCGACCTCGCACTGGACTACGGCAGCGCCAAGCGCATCGCCATCACCTGCGCCGACCAGTGTTCGCCTGCCGCTTACCACGCCGTGGCCGGGCTGCTGCAGGCTGCCGGCTTCACCGTCACGCGGCTGGACGACGTGCCCGGCATGGCCGTCATGCGCACCGTCGCCATGCTGGCCAACGAAGCGGCGGACGCCGTCAACCAGGGCGTATGCAGCGCCGCCGCCGCCGACATCGCGATGCAGAAAGGCGTCAACTACCCGCGCGGCCCGCTGGCCTGGGCCGACGCCATCGGCATTGAGCACATCGTGCGCGTGCTGGCCAATTTGGCCACCAGCTACGGCGAGGACCGTTACCGCGTCTCGCCGCTGCTGCGCCGCAAGCAGGTGAGCGGAGGGCGCTTCCATGAATAA